A region of uncultured Draconibacterium sp. DNA encodes the following proteins:
- the nifE gene encoding nitrogenase iron-molybdenum cofactor biosynthesis protein NifE: MSNYLKDRESQILTKGNDAAEISCGKKSLAGSVSQRACVFCGSRVVLYPIADALHVIHGPVGCASYTWDIRGSLSSGPQLHRLSFTTDLKERDVVFGGEKKLYHALIELIDKHQPKAAFVFSTCIIGVIGDDVEAVCRQVTKEKGIDVIPVMSEGFNGTKKDGYKIACGALSKLVGTNNDYKAPKYSINILGDFNLAGELWILAEYYKKLGVEIISCMTGDGRVEEIRRAHHASLNVVQCSGSIMHLAKEMKEKYDIPFMKVSYFGIEDMSEALYEVAKFFDDDEMMAKARELVTNEISKLLPALQPYRQKLEGKKAAIYVGGAFKAISLVKALRLLGMKTVVVGSQTGNAEDYKLLKDLCDEGTIIVDDSNPNELSEFVKLTGANLFIGGVKERPIAHKLGLGFCDHNHERKEALAGYVGMMNFAKEVYASVTSPVWKFVK; encoded by the coding sequence ATGAGCAACTATCTAAAAGATCGCGAAAGCCAAATCCTGACAAAAGGAAACGACGCTGCAGAAATTTCCTGCGGTAAAAAGAGTTTAGCCGGATCCGTTTCGCAACGCGCCTGCGTTTTTTGCGGATCGCGTGTGGTGCTTTATCCAATTGCCGATGCACTGCATGTTATTCACGGTCCGGTGGGGTGTGCTTCTTATACCTGGGATATTCGTGGTTCGCTTTCCTCGGGACCACAGTTACACCGCCTGAGTTTTACCACCGATTTAAAAGAAAGAGATGTGGTTTTTGGCGGCGAAAAGAAATTGTATCATGCCCTTATTGAATTAATCGACAAACATCAGCCAAAAGCTGCCTTTGTTTTTTCAACCTGTATAATCGGAGTTATTGGCGACGATGTAGAAGCCGTTTGCCGCCAGGTGACAAAAGAAAAAGGTATCGACGTTATTCCGGTAATGTCGGAAGGTTTTAACGGCACCAAAAAAGACGGCTACAAAATAGCCTGCGGAGCACTGTCAAAACTTGTTGGAACAAATAACGATTATAAAGCTCCAAAATATTCGATCAACATTTTGGGCGACTTTAACCTTGCCGGTGAGTTGTGGATTTTGGCCGAATATTACAAAAAACTGGGGGTTGAAATCATTTCCTGCATGACCGGCGATGGTCGTGTTGAAGAAATTCGCCGTGCACATCACGCTTCGTTAAACGTGGTTCAGTGTTCAGGTTCCATCATGCACCTGGCCAAAGAAATGAAGGAAAAATACGACATTCCTTTTATGAAAGTTTCGTATTTCGGAATCGAAGATATGTCGGAAGCTTTATACGAAGTGGCCAAGTTTTTCGATGACGATGAAATGATGGCCAAAGCCCGCGAATTGGTTACCAACGAAATTTCAAAACTATTACCGGCGCTGCAACCTTACCGCCAAAAGCTGGAAGGTAAAAAAGCCGCCATTTATGTGGGGGGCGCTTTTAAAGCCATCTCGCTGGTAAAAGCCTTACGATTATTAGGAATGAAAACAGTGGTTGTTGGCTCGCAAACCGGAAATGCAGAAGACTATAAACTACTAAAAGACTTGTGTGATGAGGGAACCATCATTGTTGATGATTCCAATCCAAATGAACTTTCTGAATTTGTGAAGCTAACCGGTGCCAACCTGTTTATCGGCGGCGTGAAGGAACGCCCGATTGCCCATAAACTTGGCCTTGGTTTTTGCGATCACAACCACGAACGGAAAGAAGCACTGGCCGGCTATGTCGGCATGATGAATTTTGCGAAAGAAGTTTACGCCTCGGTTACAAGCCCGGTGTGGAAGTTCGTAAAGTGA
- the nifK gene encoding nitrogenase molybdenum-iron protein subunit beta produces MLLRHTTKEVKERKALTVNPAKTCQPVGAMYAALGVHGCLPHSHGSQGCCSYHRSALTRHYKEPIMAATSSFTEGSSVFGGQANLLQAIDNIFGIYEPQIIAVHSTCLSETIGDDLGQIVGKAKDDGRIPEGKHVVQASTPSYVGSHVTGYANMLEAFVKYFAFKTDEKVRQVNLLSGWVEPSDMRELKRLAGLMDIKTVLLPDTSDVVDTPMTGKYQMYPKGGTTIEEMVSMGNSMSTVALGEWGAKSAAIALDNKCKVPFSMNDVPVGVSATDRFIQALSTAGKVSIPEIISEERGRLVDMMTDMHQYFYGKRVALFGDPDTLLPLTEFLLDLDMKPVYIVSGTPGKRFTQRMEEILGDKLSETKFKNGPNADMFLLHQWIKEEPVDLLIGNTYGKYIARDENIPFVRMGFPIIDRVGHSYFPTVGYQGGLRILEKILGAIMDKIDATAPEESFELVM; encoded by the coding sequence ATGTTATTACGTCATACAACAAAAGAAGTTAAAGAGAGAAAAGCATTAACCGTTAACCCGGCTAAAACTTGTCAGCCGGTAGGTGCAATGTATGCTGCCCTGGGTGTGCATGGATGTTTACCACATAGCCACGGTTCGCAAGGATGTTGTTCTTATCACCGAAGTGCGTTAACTCGTCACTATAAAGAGCCAATTATGGCAGCAACCAGTTCGTTTACTGAAGGTTCATCGGTGTTTGGTGGACAAGCTAACCTGCTGCAAGCCATCGATAATATCTTTGGAATTTACGAACCTCAAATTATTGCCGTTCACTCAACCTGTTTGTCGGAAACCATTGGCGACGACCTTGGACAGATTGTTGGAAAAGCAAAAGACGATGGTAGAATTCCTGAAGGAAAACACGTAGTTCAGGCATCAACACCAAGTTATGTAGGTTCGCATGTTACTGGTTACGCCAACATGCTGGAAGCATTTGTAAAATACTTTGCTTTTAAAACTGACGAAAAAGTGCGCCAGGTAAACCTGCTTTCTGGTTGGGTTGAACCATCGGATATGCGTGAGTTAAAAAGATTGGCTGGTTTAATGGATATTAAAACAGTTCTTCTTCCCGATACATCAGATGTAGTAGATACACCTATGACAGGTAAATACCAAATGTATCCAAAAGGTGGTACTACTATTGAAGAAATGGTTAGCATGGGAAATAGTATGAGTACTGTTGCTTTGGGCGAATGGGGTGCAAAAAGTGCAGCCATTGCTTTAGACAACAAATGTAAAGTGCCATTTTCGATGAACGATGTACCAGTTGGTGTCAGTGCAACCGACCGCTTTATACAGGCACTTTCAACTGCCGGAAAAGTTTCTATTCCTGAAATTATTTCTGAAGAACGTGGTCGATTAGTGGATATGATGACTGATATGCACCAGTATTTCTACGGAAAACGTGTTGCACTTTTTGGAGATCCGGATACCTTACTTCCATTAACTGAATTCTTGTTAGACCTGGATATGAAACCTGTTTACATTGTTTCTGGAACACCGGGAAAACGTTTCACTCAGCGTATGGAAGAGATTTTAGGCGACAAATTGTCTGAAACTAAATTCAAAAATGGTCCGAATGCTGATATGTTCTTATTACACCAGTGGATTAAAGAAGAGCCTGTTGACTTATTGATTGGTAATACCTATGGTAAGTACATCGCTCGCGATGAGAATATACCATTCGTTCGCATGGGATTCCCAATTATTGACCGCGTTGGACACAGTTATTTCCCAACTGTAGGTTACCAGGGAGGTCTTCGAATCCTTGAGAAGATTCTGGGTGCTATCATGGATAAAATCGATGCTACAGCTCCTGAAGAATCATTCGAGCTAGTAATGTAG